The Pseudomonas sp. G2-4 genome window below encodes:
- a CDS encoding LD-carboxypeptidase has translation MTVRPTHTLSPHHPVPALPSEGLIAVIAPAGPAPLDTEKAIQWMQAQGHELRILPGVYEKNGYLAGSDEVRLNDLHTAFADPEIKAIICLRGGYGTPRLLDRIDYELLKRNPKPFVGYSDITALHLAISRYAGFVTFHGPLLNADLLGDKQPPTVTSFFSLLRGQLKAGSTLNHPAEYPLTTVEPGIAHGRLLGGNLSIIAATIGTPYQIDAAGVILFIEDINEPLYRIDRLLTQLRLAGTLAQLRGVLVGDVAGVDVEALNRLLKQTFEPLRIPVLSGWRSGHCDPNLTLPMGALVKLDAGEKLLVLAQDVVVSR, from the coding sequence ATGACCGTCCGCCCCACCCACACCCTATCTCCACATCACCCCGTCCCAGCCCTCCCATCCGAAGGCCTGATCGCGGTGATCGCCCCCGCCGGCCCCGCCCCCCTGGACACGGAAAAAGCCATCCAATGGATGCAAGCCCAAGGTCATGAACTGCGAATACTCCCAGGCGTCTACGAAAAGAACGGCTACCTCGCCGGCAGCGACGAAGTCCGCCTCAACGACCTGCACACCGCCTTCGCCGACCCGGAAATAAAAGCAATCATCTGCCTACGCGGCGGCTACGGCACACCACGCCTGCTAGACCGCATCGACTACGAACTCCTAAAACGCAACCCCAAACCCTTCGTAGGCTACAGCGACATCACCGCCCTACACCTGGCCATCAGCCGTTACGCAGGCTTCGTCACCTTCCACGGCCCGCTACTCAACGCCGATCTCCTGGGCGACAAGCAACCCCCCACCGTCACCTCATTTTTCAGCCTGCTGCGTGGACAATTGAAGGCCGGCAGCACACTGAACCATCCCGCCGAATACCCCTTGACCACCGTCGAGCCCGGCATCGCCCACGGGCGCTTGCTGGGGGGCAACCTGTCGATCATTGCCGCGACCATTGGCACGCCTTATCAGATCGACGCCGCAGGCGTGATCCTGTTCATCGAAGACATCAACGAGCCCCTGTATCGCATCGACCGACTGCTGACCCAACTGCGCCTGGCCGGCACGTTGGCACAGCTGCGCGGCGTGTTGGTGGGGGATGTGGCCGGGGTGGATGTCGAGGCGTTGAACCGCTTGCTCAAGCAGACCTTCGAACCGTTGCGGATTCCGGTCTTGTCCGGTTGGCGCAGCGGACACTGCGATCCGAACCTGACCTTGCCCATGGGGGCGCTGGTGAAGCTCGATGCGGGGGAGAAGCTGTTGGTGTTGGCGCAGGATGTGGTCGTCAGCCGCTAG
- a CDS encoding lytic murein transglycosylase: MPFCLSRRWPLRQLIIAASVALLVACAEKPTAADAQPLQTAPAVTAPAVVPPVVPTGDDLVIAPTQTFAEWQAGFRKEALAAGIRADLFDRAFIGVSPDMSVIKADRSQPEFARPVWEYLDGALSPLRVRKGQALLDQHAQILQSIEQRYGVDRQALVAVWGMESNFGQFQGTKSVINSLATLAYEGRRPGFAHAQLIAALQILQQGDITPEKMLGSWAGAMGQTQFIPTTYNTHAVDFDGDGRRDIWGSSTDALASTAHYLQSSGWQRGQPWGFEVRLKEGFNYPLADGAIRKPVSEWLQLGVSLPNGGQVPAGSEQLSASLLLPAGYRGPAFLVLDNFRAILKYNNSSSYALAVSLLSERFAGAGLIDGQWPKDDLPLSRSERIELQTLLSKHNYDAGNPDGIIGANTRKAIRSAQQSFGWPADGYPTHQLLEGLRNR; the protein is encoded by the coding sequence ATGCCCTTTTGTCTTTCCCGTCGTTGGCCACTGCGCCAGCTGATCATTGCCGCAAGCGTCGCCCTGCTTGTCGCCTGCGCCGAAAAACCTACCGCCGCCGACGCCCAACCGCTCCAGACCGCCCCTGCCGTCACTGCTCCAGCCGTCGTGCCGCCCGTGGTACCGACCGGTGATGACCTGGTCATTGCGCCCACCCAGACCTTCGCCGAATGGCAGGCCGGGTTTCGCAAGGAAGCACTGGCCGCCGGGATCCGTGCCGACCTGTTCGACCGCGCCTTCATCGGCGTCAGCCCGGACATGAGCGTGATCAAGGCCGACCGCAGCCAGCCGGAATTCGCCCGCCCCGTGTGGGAATACCTCGATGGCGCGTTGTCGCCGCTGCGAGTACGCAAGGGCCAGGCCCTGCTCGACCAACATGCGCAGATCCTGCAAAGCATCGAACAGCGCTATGGCGTTGATCGCCAGGCCCTGGTGGCGGTGTGGGGCATGGAAAGCAACTTCGGTCAGTTCCAGGGCACCAAGTCGGTGATCAATTCCCTGGCGACCCTGGCCTATGAGGGACGGCGCCCAGGCTTTGCCCATGCGCAACTGATTGCCGCCCTGCAAATCCTGCAACAGGGCGATATCACACCGGAAAAAATGCTCGGCTCGTGGGCCGGCGCCATGGGCCAGACCCAGTTCATTCCCACCACCTACAACACCCATGCCGTGGATTTCGATGGCGACGGTCGCCGCGACATCTGGGGCAGCTCCACCGATGCCCTGGCCTCGACCGCGCACTACCTGCAAAGCTCGGGCTGGCAACGCGGCCAGCCGTGGGGGTTCGAAGTGCGGCTCAAAGAGGGGTTCAATTACCCCCTCGCCGATGGCGCGATCCGCAAGCCTGTCTCCGAATGGCTGCAATTGGGCGTCAGCCTGCCCAACGGCGGCCAGGTCCCGGCCGGTTCCGAACAGTTGTCGGCATCCCTGCTGCTGCCGGCCGGCTATCGTGGCCCGGCATTCCTGGTGCTCGACAACTTCCGCGCCATCCTCAAGTACAACAACTCTTCGTCCTATGCTTTGGCAGTCAGCCTGTTGTCCGAGCGCTTCGCCGGCGCGGGGCTGATCGACGGCCAATGGCCCAAGGACGACCTGCCCCTGAGCCGCAGCGAACGCATCGAACTGCAGACTCTGCTCAGCAAGCATAACTACGACGCCGGCAACCCCGACGGCATCATCGGCGCCAACACCCGCAAGGCGATCCGCAGCGCCCAACAGTCGTTCGGCTGGCCGGCGGACGGGTATCCGACGCACCAGTTGCTGGAAGGGTTGCGTAACCGCTGA